In one window of Nodosilinea sp. PGN35 DNA:
- a CDS encoding GTP-binding protein: MPANDPLPTPPNPDTTWEEVEAELGELVATVQGAPLALPAADPATWDAVEQELGDLVLDFQDLQDDLNYRRAQEALGGLVQRLNLTPREQAGVEEALQNLRGLKDKLENTVVHIAAFGLVGRGKSSLLNALMGQEVFVTGPTHGVTQEVEGSPWAVSRESLAADTPELLRVSLKSVGQSRIELIDTPGLDEVAGEDRAALARRIAEQVDLILFVIAGDITRVEYEALQTLRQASKPMLLVFNKVDQFPEADRQTLYATLRDRRLQDLISPDEIVMAAASPLAVQAVAQPNGETTYKTVRTRPQVDDLKLKILDILHREGKALVALNTLMYAEGISAEILERKRQICDRIADDTIWNATMIKAVAVALNPITVADLVGGTVVDVLLILNLSRLYGLPMTRPAALKLLRQIALGLGGITVSELVITLGLSSLKGMLGVSAIATGGLAIAPYIPVALAQGGVAGLATYGIGQITKTYLTNGATWGPDGPKAVIGTILDGLDEASILNRIKAELRAKIAP; this comes from the coding sequence ATGCCCGCTAACGACCCCTTGCCCACTCCCCCAAACCCAGACACCACCTGGGAAGAGGTCGAGGCTGAACTGGGGGAACTCGTCGCCACGGTGCAGGGTGCTCCCCTAGCGCTGCCCGCCGCCGACCCCGCCACCTGGGATGCCGTGGAGCAGGAGTTGGGCGACTTGGTGCTCGACTTTCAAGACCTGCAAGACGACCTCAACTATCGCCGCGCCCAGGAGGCTTTGGGGGGCCTTGTCCAGCGCCTCAACCTCACTCCCCGCGAGCAGGCCGGGGTCGAAGAAGCCCTGCAAAACCTCAGGGGCCTCAAGGACAAGCTGGAGAATACGGTGGTGCACATTGCCGCCTTTGGCCTGGTGGGGCGCGGCAAATCGTCGCTGCTCAACGCCCTGATGGGCCAGGAGGTATTTGTCACCGGCCCCACCCACGGCGTCACCCAGGAGGTGGAAGGCAGCCCCTGGGCCGTCAGCCGAGAATCCCTTGCCGCCGACACTCCTGAGCTGCTGCGGGTTTCACTCAAGAGCGTTGGCCAGTCTCGCATTGAGCTGATCGACACCCCCGGCCTCGATGAGGTGGCGGGCGAAGACCGCGCCGCTCTGGCTCGCCGCATCGCCGAGCAGGTCGATCTAATTTTGTTTGTGATTGCGGGCGACATTACCCGAGTTGAGTATGAGGCGCTGCAAACCCTGCGCCAGGCCAGTAAGCCCATGCTGCTGGTGTTCAACAAGGTTGACCAGTTCCCTGAGGCCGATCGCCAGACCCTCTACGCAACCCTGCGCGATCGCCGCCTCCAAGACCTGATCTCCCCCGACGAAATTGTCATGGCGGCGGCGTCTCCCCTGGCGGTGCAGGCCGTGGCCCAGCCCAACGGTGAAACCACCTACAAAACCGTGCGCACCCGGCCCCAGGTCGATGATTTAAAGCTTAAGATTCTCGATATTCTGCACCGCGAGGGCAAGGCCCTGGTGGCCCTCAACACCCTGATGTATGCCGAGGGCATCAGCGCCGAAATTTTGGAGCGCAAGCGGCAGATCTGCGATCGCATCGCCGACGACACCATCTGGAACGCCACCATGATCAAAGCCGTCGCCGTCGCCCTCAACCCGATCACCGTGGCCGATCTAGTCGGCGGTACCGTCGTCGATGTCCTGCTGATTCTCAACCTGTCACGCCTCTACGGCCTGCCCATGACCCGCCCCGCAGCCCTCAAGCTGCTCCGGCAGATCGCCCTGGGGCTGGGGGGCATCACCGTCAGCGAGCTGGTGATCACCCTGGGGCTCAGCTCGCTGAAGGGCATGCTGGGGGTCTCGGCGATCGCCACAGGCGGGCTGGCGATCGCCCCCTACATTCCCGTGGCCCTCGCCCAGGGTGGCGTCGCTGGCCTGGCCACCTACGGCATCGGTCAGATCACCAAAACCTACCTCACCAACGGGGCCACCTGGGGGCCAGACGGGCCAAAGGCGGTGATCGGTACTATCCTCGACGGTCTCGATGAAGCCTCAATTTTGAACCGCATCAAAGCCGAACTCAGGGCCAAGATCGCGCCTTAG
- a CDS encoding GAP family protein: protein MGSIIVALLPYILGSALVPLQIIIGLLLLQSPNQGLLKGIAYVGGMTLTRILQGAAFGLFLGESVAASAGEGSKGPVVATLLLVLGILLLVTAYKKWRKQPDPDEPPPKWLTAIDSATPWQALGIGLTLPLIAVKLWVFTLSALATIATAQLGLQNGAIAYLLFILLAQSLLLLPLALRLVMPQQSKAILDRASAWLTAYNRPIVIGVSLVFGLLFLQSGLSGLWSLPR, encoded by the coding sequence ATGGGAAGCATAATTGTTGCGCTGCTGCCCTACATCCTCGGCAGCGCCCTGGTGCCGCTGCAAATCATCATCGGCCTGCTGCTGCTGCAAAGCCCGAACCAAGGGCTGCTCAAAGGCATCGCCTACGTGGGCGGCATGACCCTCACCCGAATCTTGCAAGGAGCGGCCTTTGGGCTATTTCTGGGCGAATCCGTCGCCGCCTCGGCGGGGGAAGGCAGCAAGGGGCCGGTGGTCGCCACCCTGCTGCTGGTGCTCGGTATTTTGCTGCTGGTAACGGCCTACAAAAAGTGGCGCAAACAGCCCGACCCCGACGAGCCACCCCCCAAGTGGCTGACCGCCATCGACAGCGCCACCCCCTGGCAGGCCCTGGGTATTGGCCTGACGCTGCCCCTGATCGCCGTCAAGCTGTGGGTGTTTACCCTCAGCGCCCTGGCCACCATCGCCACCGCCCAGCTGGGGCTGCAAAATGGGGCGATCGCCTACCTGCTCTTCATCCTCCTGGCCCAGTCGCTGCTGCTGCTGCCCCTGGCTCTGCGCCTGGTCATGCCCCAGCAATCTAAAGCGATTTTGGATCGCGCCTCCGCCTGGCTAACCGCCTACAACCGTCCCATCGTCATCGGCGTTTCCCTGGTGTTTGGCCTGCTGTTCTTGCAGTCTGGCCTCAGCGGCCTCTGGTCTCTCCCCCGGTAA
- a CDS encoding 3'(2'),5'-bisphosphate nucleotidase, translated as MSYAQEKQTAIAAVLQAAQLCEAVRQGLVPAALEKNDKSPVTIADYGAQALICKALAEAFPNDPVVGEEDTTDLRQPEAAAMLAAVTKQVQQAIPSATDSDVLSWIDHGNGNVAPRYWTLDPIDGTKGFLRGDQYAIALALVVDGDIKVGVLGCPFLSFDGGETGLLFVAVRGEGAAMMPLAGGAAQPLRVTAADDTDYLRLVESVESGHGDLSQQAQVAQAVGITAPSLRMDSQAKYAAVAAGQAALYLRLPSPKTPDYREKIWDHAAGVLVVEEAGGRVTDMHGKPLDFASAARFPNNPGVVASNGAIHDAVIQALK; from the coding sequence CCGTACGCCAGGGCCTCGTTCCCGCCGCCCTTGAGAAAAACGACAAGAGCCCCGTCACCATCGCCGACTACGGAGCCCAGGCCTTGATCTGCAAAGCTTTGGCCGAGGCCTTCCCCAACGACCCGGTGGTGGGGGAAGAAGACACCACCGACCTGCGCCAGCCCGAGGCCGCCGCTATGCTCGCCGCCGTCACCAAACAGGTGCAGCAGGCCATCCCCAGCGCCACCGACAGCGATGTGCTGAGCTGGATCGACCACGGCAACGGCAACGTTGCCCCCCGCTACTGGACCCTCGACCCGATCGACGGCACCAAGGGCTTTTTGCGCGGCGACCAGTATGCGATCGCCCTGGCCCTGGTGGTCGATGGCGACATCAAAGTGGGGGTGCTCGGCTGCCCCTTCCTCAGCTTTGACGGCGGCGAAACCGGGCTACTCTTTGTCGCCGTGCGCGGCGAGGGGGCGGCGATGATGCCCCTGGCGGGCGGCGCAGCTCAACCGCTGCGGGTGACCGCCGCCGATGACACCGACTACCTGCGCCTGGTCGAAAGCGTCGAGTCGGGTCACGGCGACCTCAGCCAGCAGGCCCAGGTGGCCCAGGCCGTGGGCATCACCGCCCCCTCCCTGCGGATGGATAGCCAGGCCAAGTATGCCGCCGTCGCCGCCGGGCAGGCCGCCCTCTACCTGCGCCTGCCCTCCCCCAAAACCCCCGACTACCGCGAAAAAATCTGGGATCACGCCGCCGGGGTGCTGGTGGTCGAAGAGGCCGGGGGCCGCGTCACCGACATGCACGGTAAGCCGCTCGATTTCGCCAGCGCCGCCCGCTTTCCCAACAACCCCGGTGTCGTCGCCAGCAACGGCGCGATCCACGACGCGGTGATTCAGGCCCTCAAATAG